The Methylomicrobium agile genome has a segment encoding these proteins:
- a CDS encoding AAA family ATPase, producing MMQQYSIADTFGIPAPASMKVEGFSPAHNPYVPIKKAYVFRKDHLRDVLAFLGSANGDGLYLTGPTGSGKTSLLEQVAARLHWGVHSVTGHGRLELNDLLGQYMLVDGGAMKWIDGPLTRAVRLGHILLINEIDAVDPAELIGLNEVVEGKPLTIPQTGDVILPHPKFRLVATGNSQGAGDQSGLYQGVLRQNLAFLDRFRLMEVGYPEPEDEMKLLADVVPSMPETLRESMIKVANQIRKVFMGGQDGAGMLSVTLSTRGLVRWATLVATFKSAPNALAYSLDRALTFRAEPSEREAIHRIAKDVFGDDWQA from the coding sequence ATGATGCAACAGTATTCCATTGCCGACACCTTCGGCATTCCTGCGCCCGCTTCGATGAAAGTGGAAGGTTTTAGCCCGGCGCACAATCCGTATGTGCCGATCAAAAAGGCCTATGTGTTTCGCAAGGATCATCTGCGCGATGTGCTGGCGTTTCTGGGCTCGGCCAATGGCGATGGCTTGTATCTGACCGGCCCCACCGGCTCCGGTAAAACGTCGCTCTTGGAGCAAGTGGCCGCCCGGCTGCATTGGGGCGTCCATTCCGTCACCGGACACGGCCGCCTGGAACTGAACGATTTGCTCGGCCAATACATGCTGGTCGATGGCGGCGCCATGAAATGGATCGACGGTCCGTTGACGCGGGCGGTTCGCCTCGGACACATCTTGTTGATCAATGAAATCGATGCGGTCGACCCGGCCGAATTGATCGGTTTGAACGAAGTCGTTGAAGGCAAGCCGTTGACGATTCCGCAGACCGGGGACGTGATCCTACCGCATCCCAAGTTTAGGCTGGTCGCCACCGGCAATAGCCAGGGTGCAGGCGATCAGTCGGGTTTGTATCAGGGCGTATTGAGACAGAACCTGGCCTTTCTGGACCGGTTTCGTTTGATGGAAGTGGGCTATCCCGAGCCCGAAGACGAAATGAAACTCTTGGCCGATGTCGTCCCCAGCATGCCGGAAACGCTGCGCGAAAGCATGATCAAAGTCGCCAATCAGATCCGCAAGGTCTTCATGGGCGGTCAGGATGGCGCAGGGATGTTGTCGGTTACGCTATCGACCCGCGGTTTAGTGCGGTGGGCGACACTGGTAGCGACCTTTAAAAGTGCCCCCAATGCCTTGGCCTATTCCCTGGACAGAGCCTTGACTTTCCGGGCGGAACCGTCGGAACGCGAAGCGATTCATCGCATCGCCAAGGACGTGTTCGGCGATGACTGGCAGGCGTAG
- a CDS encoding DUF3150 domain-containing protein, with the protein MTQAANIILDRVVLVKVEANIYGARKKLKKEDLVLADGSKLPPEDLASLGSKRLLDPDRLTVFNRLKKEAERICLRVGTRFLGGFAIPSESAAGITLELERIAQDFAHAKAEFLAGYDAAVTDWVVRHPEFADIIEQAVDSVEFVSTRLSFDFLIVTVGVPDTLPAEDLARLETKIGTLSEQMFYEISVEANLLIEQSLLGKDQVTRNALRPIRRMRDKLDGLGFLDYRVAPVVGTIDALLARIPDKGAITGSILQEILATAMLLADPDKTRRHGEGLLAEQNYAMNDAGTEAEDDLAETPDLLATADQSLPLPLLSPSVLSDSDIEMAYGQDDPSTAVETDGGGGTVASRENNEASPDSDLFSGLFDGIFEDEGAGDMEQGDRRTESLDEPILIAESTGHPSNPTVLTAVTIEASNPDKSRSSNAEPETVMTVDDGDDQAVADPDYWF; encoded by the coding sequence ATGACCCAAGCAGCCAATATCATCTTAGACCGCGTCGTGTTGGTGAAAGTCGAAGCCAACATTTACGGCGCCCGCAAAAAACTGAAAAAGGAAGACCTGGTGCTCGCCGATGGCAGCAAATTGCCGCCCGAGGATTTAGCCAGTCTGGGTTCCAAGCGTTTGCTCGATCCGGATCGGCTGACGGTATTCAACCGCCTGAAAAAGGAAGCCGAACGCATCTGTTTGCGGGTCGGCACCCGGTTTTTGGGCGGTTTTGCGATTCCCAGCGAATCTGCCGCCGGCATTACCCTCGAGCTTGAACGGATTGCCCAGGACTTTGCCCATGCCAAAGCGGAGTTTTTGGCCGGCTACGATGCCGCAGTGACAGACTGGGTGGTTCGCCATCCGGAATTTGCCGACATTATCGAGCAAGCGGTGGATTCGGTGGAGTTCGTTTCGACGCGTTTATCGTTTGACTTTTTGATCGTTACGGTCGGCGTGCCGGACACGTTGCCAGCGGAAGACCTTGCGCGTCTGGAAACCAAAATTGGTACCTTGAGCGAGCAGATGTTCTATGAAATCTCGGTAGAGGCCAATCTATTGATCGAGCAATCGCTATTGGGTAAGGATCAGGTCACGCGCAATGCGCTCCGGCCGATTCGCCGCATGCGTGACAAGCTCGATGGTTTGGGTTTTCTCGATTACCGGGTGGCGCCCGTGGTCGGCACCATCGATGCGCTATTGGCGAGGATTCCTGACAAAGGCGCGATTACCGGCAGTATCCTGCAAGAGATTCTCGCCACCGCCATGCTGTTGGCCGATCCGGACAAAACCCGGCGCCACGGCGAAGGGCTGCTGGCCGAGCAAAATTATGCAATGAATGATGCCGGAACGGAAGCGGAGGATGATCTTGCAGAAACCCCTGATTTGCTGGCAACGGCGGATCAGTCTTTACCGTTACCGCTTTTATCGCCCTCAGTACTGTCTGACAGTGACATCGAAATGGCTTATGGACAGGATGACCCATCCACCGCAGTCGAGACCGATGGAGGTGGGGGCACGGTCGCATCCCGAGAAAATAACGAAGCCAGTCCGGACAGTGATCTGTTTTCCGGGTTGTTCGATGGCATTTTCGAGGACGAGGGGGCAGGGGATATGGAACAGGGTGATCGCCGAACGGAGAGTTTGGACGAACCCATCCTTATAGCCGAAAGCACGGGACATCCGTCAAATCCCACTGTTCTTACAGCCGTAACCATCGAGGCGTCCAATCCGGACAAGTCAAGATCGTCTAATGCTGAGCCGGAAACGGTGATGACGGTAGACGATGGCGACGATCAGGCAGTTGCAGACCCCGATTATTGGTTTTAA